The following coding sequences lie in one Aspergillus puulaauensis MK2 DNA, chromosome 3, nearly complete sequence genomic window:
- a CDS encoding putative sensor histidine kinase/response regulator (COG:T;~EggNog:ENOG410QDVS;~InterPro:IPR029016,IPR001789,IPR003594,IPR003661, IPR036890,IPR036097,IPR011006,IPR003018,IPR004358, IPR005467;~PFAM:PF00512,PF02518,PF00072;~go_function: GO:0000155 - phosphorelay sensor kinase activity [Evidence IEA];~go_function: GO:0005515 - protein binding [Evidence IEA];~go_function: GO:0016772 - transferase activity, transferring phosphorus-containing groups [Evidence IEA];~go_process: GO:0000160 - phosphorelay signal transduction system [Evidence IEA];~go_process: GO:0007165 - signal transduction [Evidence IEA];~go_process: GO:0016310 - phosphorylation [Evidence IEA]) → MAQEREFYKYCQLPQRPGLLDRPPASPRTEASVELLPHSSQDTTLTALAQLGALRLNAQRCMISLFDRRNQYILTEATRTLSLQDDRVHVDGDALWLGSSVIPKQDGICYYACEDARLNAGPLESDTAGCERHCAFVVPDLTKDDRFNRRQYVVNAPRLRFFAGVPLRSRRGIVIGAFSVSDGLARPNGLTALEIRFMTDTAAAVMNHLDMVRSHEQNRRGANMIAGLGDFVEGGIFPSSSLRRRSNVDFDKEDQDGMGVTSTADDKMRNSTLHSRRALTRSDRLVVQNRIQRDKSPAPSGRVNEGQRALNSYAEPSATETTDQPTSESSAPSTPKRKRENEVTLKSGTREIFGRAARVLQQSLDVQGVVFFDASVKSYASLVRNTNDQPSDGEVSSGSSEALEGSSDSDNLTPGHSSTESDDLTTSDVLGFSLEDPEQPTGAMRETFLRSLLRNYPQGAIFNVDENGSVSSSEGSDSSSASTVSREIVYRRHEGPKVQRRWKQQKRHRASLKEENRGLMKIFPCARCVTFFPLWDSRRNRWFSSLFLWTKSPRSFHLGNELAYLYAFSNSIMAEIHRLDMELANRAHATLVGSISHELRSPLHGILGSTELLGDSSLTPAQTALVNTVEHCGRSLLDIINNMLDFAKINQFTHRSRSSQFKRSALQRRHPRSHMRNKPGNGVVNLISDVQLDGVLEEVAESVFAGHCYSAKNKEQAGAPPSAPMIDNHGELVIASPNERPASAFNESLTVVYDVAPDIRWLFETQAGAWRRILMNLFGNALKYTQSGHIVVSLKSTSPISDAKSSRNRREHGAEMAGVTLTVKDTGQGIDRQYLASNVFQPFSQEDPLSPGSGLGLSIVYQTVVSLGGTVDVSSTKGAGTEVTVSVDLARTPKEATTDQSQSQRGVQQTRHLVRDKSIGLIGFGTPWEQSKEALALLRASLARMYENHFGMKVGFVAPGAQVVYDIYVVQQAYLGDMEDIYRQASAKGMAPAVLVICSTPQTAQKLASERRHQSPGLYEFTSQPCGPFKMAKALKACVDRQAQELPVKDTKEPEPKGEELKTPFPLTITPKGLQNVELSPRSAVATITVNDNEDAVTEISATLEATRIVPSVLLVDDNSVNLQLLVAVMKKAKFPYFTACNGLEALEAYKEHAKEIQVILMVMDGLESTREIRLAEKQQRGNSKPTTIIALSGLGSASVRDEAFNSGVDLFLSKPVRFQELTKQIAELLR, encoded by the exons ATGGCGCAGGAGCGCGAGTTCTACAA GTACTGCCAGCTCCCCCAGCGGCCAGGCCTTCTCGATCGACCCCCGGCCTCCCCCAGGACAGAAGCCAGCGTCGAGCTGCTGCCCCATTCATCGCAAGACACGACCCTCACAGCGCTGGCACAGCTGGGAGCCCTGCGACTGAATGCCCAACGCTGCATGATCTCGCTCTTCGACCGCCGCAATCAGTACATCCTCACCGAGGCCACCCGCACCTTGAGCCTGCAAGACGACCGCGTCCATGTCGACGGCGACGCACTCTGGCTAGGCAGCAGTGTGATCCCCAAGCAGGATGGCATCTGTTACTACGCCTGCGAAGACGCACGCCTCAACGCCGGCCCGCTGGAATCGGACACTGCCGGCTGCGAGCGACATTGTGCTTTTGTCGTTCCCGACTTGACCAAGGACGATCGGTTCAACAGGAGACAATACGTGGTCAACGCGCCACGCCTGCGATTCTTCGCTGGCGTTCCCCTCCGCAGTCGTCGGGGCATTGTTATCGGTGCCTTCAGCGTGAGCGACGGGCTCGCTCGACCAAATGGATTGACTGCGCTGGAGATCCGCTTCATGACTGACACGGCGGCGGCCGTTATGAACCATCTGGACATGGTACGATCACACGAGCAGAATCGACGAGGGGCAAACATGATCGCGGGCCTGGGCGACTTTGTCGAAGGAGGGATCTTCCCATCGAGCAGTCTCCGCCGCAGAAGCAACGTCGACTTCGATAAAGAGGACCAGGATGGAATGGGGGTCACCAGCACGGCTGATGACAAGATGCGAAACAGCACTCTGCATTCACGCCGTGCCTTGACACGGTCTGACCGGCTGGTGGTCCAAAATCGTATCCAACGAGACAAGTCTCCGGCACCGTCAGGTAGGGTTAACGAAGGACAGCGGGCTCTGAATTCGTATGCCGAACCTTCTGCTACAGAGACAACCGACCAGCCAACCTCCGAGTCGTCTGCACCGTCGACCCCGAAGCGCAAGCGTGAGAACGAGGTGACCCTCAAGTCTGGCACTAGGGAGATATTCGGCCGCGCCGCTCGTGTGTTGCAACAGTCGCTCGATGTCCAAggcgtcgtcttcttcgacgcaAGTGTCAAATCGTACGCCAGCCTGGTCAGGAATACCAACGACCAACCATCGGATGGAGAGGTCAGCAGCGGCTCCAGCGAAGCACTGGAAggcagcagcgacagcgataATCTAACCCCAGGACACTCATCAACGGAATCGGACGACCTGACGACGTCGGACGTGCTGGGGTTCTCGCTCGAAGACCCCGAACAGCCCACAGGAGCCATGCGCGAGACCTTCCTACGATCGCTTCTGCGCAACTATCCCCAAGGCGCCATCTTCAACGTCGACGAGAACGGCAGTGTCTCCTCCAGTGAAGGCAGCGACAGCTCGTCAGCGAGCACTGTCTCCCGAGAGATCGTGTACCGGCGGCACGAAGGCCCCAAAGTGCAACGTCGATGGAAGCAGCAAAAGCGCCACCGCGCCAGCctgaaagaagaaaacagaGGCCTTATGAAGATCTTCCCCTGCGCGCGCTGCGTAACCTTCTTCCCACTCTGGGACTCTCGGCGCAACCGTTGGTTCTCTAGTCTATTTCTATGGACCAAGTCGCCGCGCAGCTTCCACCTAGGGAACGAATTGGCGTATCTATacgccttctccaacagcatcatgGCCGAGATCCACCGGCTAGATATGGAGCTTGCGAACCGCGCGCACGCAACGCTCGTTGGCAGCATCTCGCATGAACTTCGCAGTCCGCTTCACGGCATCCTAGGCAGCACGGAGCTGCTGGGCGACTCATCGTTGACGCCAGCACAGACAGCACTAGTCAACACAGTCGAACACTGCGGCCGCTCATTGCTCGATATTATCAACAACATGCTGGACTTTGCAAAAATCAACCAGTTCACGCACCGGTCGCGGTCGTCGCAGTTTAAGCGCTCCGCTCTGCAGCGACGTCACCCACGGTCGCATATGCGCAATAAGCCAGGAAACGGGGTTGTAAATCTCATATCGGACGTACAGCTTGACGGTGTACTAGAGGAAGTTGCGGAGAGCGTCTTTGCGGGCCACTGTTACAGCGCGAAGAACAAGGAACAGGCAGGGGCACCCCCGTCCGCTCCGATGATCGACAACCATGGTGAACTGGTTATTGCAAGTCCAAACGAGCGTCCCGCTTCAGCATTTAACGAGTCATTGACTGTTGTCTATGATGTTGCGCCTGATATCCGGTGGCTATTTGAGACGCAGGCCGGGGCGTGGCGGCGCATCTTGATGAATCTGTTCGGCAACGCGCTGAAGTACACACAGTCCGGACATATCGTTGTTTCTTTGAAGTCGACGTCGCCGATATCAGATGCTAAATCGTCTAGGAATCGTCGCGAGCATGGTGCTGAGATGGCCGGCGTCACTCTCACGGTCAAGGATACAGGGCAAGGCATCGACAGGCAGTACCTAGCGAGCAATGTCTTCCAGCCGTTTTCGCAGGAGGATCCGTTGTCACCTGGTAGCGGGCTAGGTCTCAGTATTGTCTATCAAACTGTCGTCTCCCTGGGTGGCACGGTCGATGTATCCTCGACTAAGGGGGCTGGCACGGAAGTGACGGTTAGTGTTGATCTCGCGCGGACACCGAAGGAGGCCACGACagaccagagccagagtcagCGAGGGGTGCAGCAGACAAGACATCTAGTACGAGACAAGTCAATCGGCTTAATCGGATTTGGCACGCCGTGGGAACAAAGCAAAGAGGCGCTGGCGTTGCTGCGGGCGTCTCTTGCCCGGATGTATGAGAACCATTTCGGTATGAAGGTCGGCTTTGTCGCGCCTGGCGCTCAAGTTGTCTATGATATCTACGTCGTGCAACAGGCGTATCTCGGCGACATGGAGGATATATACCGCCAGGCTTCTGCGAAGGGTATGGCTCCTGCTGTGTTGGTAATCTGCTCAACGCCGCAAACCGCCCAGAAGCTGGCTAGCGAGCGCCGACATCAATCGCCTGGTCTATACGAGTTCACTAGTCAGCCGTGCGGTCCGTTTAAAATGGCCAAGGCACTGAAGGCGTGCGTCGACCGCCAGGCACAAGAGCTTCCCGTGAAGGACACCAAagagccagagccaaagGGAGAGGAATTGAAAACACCATTTCCACTCACCATCACTCCTAAAGGTCTGCAGAACGTTGAACTCAGTCCAAGGTCCGCAGTGGCGACCATCACTGTCAACGACAACGAGGACGCAGTCACCGAGATCTCAGCAACACTCGAAGCCACACGAATCGTCCCTTCGGTGTTACTGGTCGACGACAACTCGGTCAACTTGCAGCTACTGGTGGCGGTAATGAAGAAAGCCAAATTCCCGTATTTCACAGCCTGCAATGGCCTGGAAGCGCTGGAGGCTTACAAGGAGCACGCGAAGGAA